In Flavobacteriales bacterium, a single genomic region encodes these proteins:
- a CDS encoding asparagine synthetase B yields MARHILIPMDEAGQKNHLKAYGIAYWVIEREVTVQWLLNYRGGSFLIPYGEQIERECIVRDVSYDLIADVQANQILAEIASPEVNMDAVKLEKAPKIAVYSPKTAQPWDDAVTLALTYAEIPYDVVYDEEVLNDLLLLYDWLHLHHEDFTGQYGRFYRAFRNAPWYIDQKRDSETRAAALGYTKVSQAKLAVAQKIKNFTLAGGFLFAMCSATDSYDIALAAQGVDICEYMFDGDAADPAAQSKLDYSQTFAFEDFKLSMNPNEYEFSNIDATNTRPRKPEQDFFTLFDFSAKWDPVPTMLCQNHTRVVKGFMGQTTSYRNEVLKPDVLVMGENKAWGETRYIHGEFGEGTWTFYGGHDPEDYQHMVGDPKTELELHPNSPGYRLILNNILFPAAKKKKQKT; encoded by the coding sequence ATGGCCCGGCATATATTGATCCCGATGGACGAAGCGGGACAAAAGAACCACCTAAAGGCCTATGGTATCGCCTATTGGGTCATTGAAAGAGAAGTGACGGTTCAATGGCTGCTCAATTATCGCGGTGGTAGTTTCCTGATCCCTTATGGCGAGCAGATCGAACGCGAGTGCATTGTGCGCGATGTCAGCTACGATTTGATCGCGGATGTCCAGGCCAATCAAATTTTGGCAGAGATCGCGTCACCAGAGGTGAACATGGATGCCGTAAAACTCGAAAAGGCACCGAAAATCGCTGTTTACTCACCGAAAACTGCGCAGCCATGGGACGATGCGGTGACGCTGGCCTTAACTTATGCCGAGATACCATACGATGTTGTCTATGACGAAGAGGTATTGAACGATTTGTTGTTGCTGTACGATTGGCTCCATTTGCACCACGAAGACTTTACCGGACAATACGGACGATTCTACCGAGCATTTAGAAATGCTCCGTGGTATATCGATCAAAAGCGCGACTCGGAAACGCGTGCGGCGGCTTTGGGCTATACCAAGGTGAGTCAGGCTAAGTTAGCCGTGGCACAGAAGATCAAGAACTTCACTTTGGCGGGCGGATTCCTATTTGCGATGTGTAGCGCCACCGATAGCTACGATATCGCCTTGGCCGCCCAAGGTGTGGATATTTGCGAATATATGTTCGATGGTGACGCTGCCGATCCGGCGGCTCAGTCCAAGTTGGACTATAGTCAAACCTTCGCTTTTGAGGATTTCAAGTTAAGTATGAATCCGAATGAGTATGAATTCTCTAACATTGACGCAACGAATACGAGGCCGAGGAAGCCAGAGCAGGATTTCTTTACGCTATTTGATTTCAGCGCGAAATGGGATCCTGTTCCAACGATGTTGTGTCAGAATCATACTCGTGTGGTAAAAGGATTCATGGGGCAAACGACATCGTACCGCAACGAGGTGTTGAAGCCCGATGTATTGGTGATGGGTGAAAATAAAGCCTGGGGTGAAACGCGTTATATACACGGTGAATTTGGTGAAGGCACCTGGACCTTTTACGGAGGCCACGACCCTGAAGATTATCAGCACATGGTGGGCGATCCGAAGACCGAGCTAGAACTGCACCCAAACTCGCCCGGCTATCGGCTTATATTGAACAATATCTTGTTCCCGGCAGCGAAAAAGAAAAAGCAGAAAACCTGA
- the dnaB gene encoding replicative DNA helicase: MANVQNNPSRGVARTSASVIDMEHGRVPPQAVDLEEAVLGALLIDKNALNEVIDIISAEAFYKESHQAIFSTIKALFGESKPIDMLTVANYLKEEGKLDIAGGDYYLAQLTQRVSSSAHIEFHSRIIVQKYIQRELVRVSSEIIRDAFDETTDVLELLDKAEARLFEITEGNIKKNYDSAESLIQQALQNIEDISRKQGLSGVPSGFTQIDKLTSGWQKSDLVILAARPGMGKTAFALSMARNMAIDHQTPVAVFSLEMSSVQLITRLISSETGLSSEKLRKGNLEDFEWQQLHAKIKNLEKAPLFIDDTPALSIFDLRAKCRRLVSQHNVGVIIIDYLQLMTTGSDQKGGNREQEISTISRSLKSIAKEISVPVIALSQLSRAVETRGGSKRPLLSDLRESGAIEQDADIVSFIYRPEYYGLTEWDDEEHTLCEGQAEFILAKHRNGALDEVRLKFIGHLAKFSDLNDFGYSGGGFVESKMNNDDAFDDGQVPF, from the coding sequence ATGGCTAATGTACAAAACAATCCATCCCGCGGAGTGGCCCGTACCAGCGCGTCGGTGATCGACATGGAGCACGGTCGCGTGCCTCCACAGGCGGTCGACTTAGAGGAAGCGGTGTTGGGTGCATTACTCATTGACAAGAACGCTCTAAACGAGGTGATCGATATCATAAGTGCGGAAGCTTTTTACAAAGAGAGTCATCAGGCCATTTTTAGCACCATCAAAGCATTGTTCGGTGAGAGTAAACCGATAGATATGCTCACCGTAGCCAACTACCTCAAGGAAGAGGGTAAATTGGACATTGCGGGTGGAGATTACTACTTGGCGCAGCTAACGCAACGAGTAAGTTCATCGGCTCACATTGAATTTCATTCGCGGATCATCGTGCAGAAGTACATTCAGCGTGAGTTGGTGCGCGTATCGAGTGAGATCATACGGGATGCCTTTGACGAAACGACCGATGTATTGGAGCTGCTCGACAAGGCGGAAGCTCGGTTGTTCGAGATCACCGAAGGAAACATTAAAAAAAACTACGACTCGGCAGAGAGCCTGATCCAACAGGCCTTGCAGAATATCGAGGATATTTCACGCAAGCAAGGATTGAGTGGGGTACCCAGCGGTTTTACGCAGATCGATAAATTGACTTCGGGTTGGCAAAAGAGTGACTTGGTCATTTTGGCGGCTCGCCCGGGTATGGGTAAAACGGCCTTTGCATTGAGTATGGCTCGAAATATGGCCATTGATCATCAAACGCCAGTTGCCGTCTTTTCCTTGGAGATGTCGAGTGTTCAGTTGATCACTCGTTTGATCTCGAGCGAAACCGGATTGAGTTCGGAGAAATTGCGAAAGGGAAATCTAGAGGATTTCGAATGGCAGCAACTACACGCCAAGATCAAGAATCTAGAAAAGGCTCCTCTATTTATCGACGATACCCCTGCCCTATCGATCTTCGATCTTCGGGCAAAATGTCGACGATTGGTATCGCAGCATAATGTGGGTGTCATCATTATTGACTACTTACAGCTGATGACGACCGGATCGGATCAAAAAGGTGGAAACCGGGAGCAAGAAATCAGTACCATTTCACGTTCATTGAAGAGTATTGCCAAAGAGATCAGTGTGCCGGTCATCGCCTTGAGTCAGTTGAGTCGAGCCGTTGAAACACGCGGTGGATCCAAACGCCCCTTATTGTCCGACCTTCGGGAATCGGGAGCGATTGAACAGGATGCCGACATCGTGAGTTTTATTTACAGGCCTGAATACTACGGGCTCACCGAATGGGACGATGAAGAACATACTCTGTGTGAAGGTCAGGCCGAGTTCATTTTGGCCAAGCACCGTAATGGAGCGCTGGACGAGGTCCGATTGAAGTTCATCGGTCATTTAGCGAAGTTCTCGGACCTCAATGATTTCGGTTATTCGGGTGGCGGTTTTGTAGAATCGAAAATGAACAACGACGATGCCTTTGACGACGGGCAAGTTCCCTTCTAA